The Suncus etruscus isolate mSunEtr1 chromosome 7, mSunEtr1.pri.cur, whole genome shotgun sequence genome includes a window with the following:
- the HUS1 gene encoding checkpoint protein HUS1: MKFRARIVDAACLNHFTRVSNMIAKLAKTCTLRISPDKLNFILWDKLAAGGVSMWCELDQENFFSEFQMEGVSAENNEIYLELTSENLSRALKTAQNARALKIKLTNKHFPCLTLSIELLSVLNSSRIVTHDIPIKVIPRKLWRDLQEPAIPASEVSIYLPVLKTMKSVVEKMKNISNYLIIEANLNGELNLKIETEIVCVTTHFKDLGNPPVASENTSQGRNPEQMAEVHIDIKKLLQFLSGQQVNPTRAICNIVNNKMVHFDLLLEDVSLQYFIPALS, from the exons ATGAAGTTTCGCGCGAGGATCGTGGACGCCGCTTGTCTGAACCACTTCACGC GGGTCAGTAACATGATAGCCAAGCTGGCCAAAACCTGTACCCTGCGCATCAGTCCTGACAAGTTGAATTTCATCCTCTGGGATAAACTGGCCGCTGGAGGAGTCAGTATGTGGTGTGAACTGGATCAG GAGAACTTCTTCAGTGAATTTCAAATGGAAGGTGTCTCTGCAGAAAacaatgaaatttatttagaactcACATCTGAAAATTTGTCCCGAGCCTTGAAAACTGCTCAGAATGCTAGAGCCTTGAAAATAAAACTGACGAATAAGCACTTTCCCTGTCTCACTCTCTCTATAGAGTTG TTATCTGTGTTGAACAGTAGTCGCATTGTGACACATGATATTCCCATAAAGGTTATTCCTAGAAAATTGTGGAGGGATTTGCAAGAACCTGCGATACCAGCTTCTGAG GTTAGCATTTATTTACCAGTTCTGAAGACGATGAAGAGTGTTGtggaaaaaatgaagaacattAGCAATTACCTT ATCATTGAAGCTAATCTAAATGGGGAGTTGAACTTGAAAATAGAAACTGAAATAGTGTGTGTTACAACTCATTTTAAAGACCTTGGAAACCCTCCAGTAG CCTCAGAAAACACTTCTCAAGGCAGAAATCCAGAACAAATGGCTGAAGTTCACATAGACATTAAGAAGCTCCTTCAGTTTCTCTCTGGACAGCAAGTCAATCCTACAAGGGCTATCTGCA ATATTGTGAATAACAAGATGGTTCATTTTGATTTGCTCCTTGAAGATGTTTCCCTGCAGTATTTCATCCCTGCTTTATCATAG